In the Corvus cornix cornix isolate S_Up_H32 chromosome 20, ASM73873v5, whole genome shotgun sequence genome, one interval contains:
- the MMP9 gene encoding matrix metalloproteinase-9 — MALLLAPLVVGLLAVSCCAAPLQSKPQAVVTFPGDLISTLPDLQLAERYLQRFGYTTEAEAKIGGRHVSLGKALLKMQKQLGLEETGELDAATLEAMRAPRCGVPDVGTFLTFDGDLKWDHMDLTYRVINYSPDLDRAVIDDAFRRAFQVWSDVTPLTFTQIYSGEADIMIMFGSQEHGDGYPFDGKDGLLAHAFPPGQGIQGDAHFDDDEFWTLGTGLVVKTRHGNANGAECHFPFIFEGRSYSRCTTEGRKDGLPWCATTPNYDQDKKYGFCPSELLYTNGGNSDGAPCVFPFVFDGTSYDTCTTDGRSDGYRWCATTSSFDQDKKYGFCPNRDTAVIGGNSQGDPCVFPFTFLGQSYSTCTSEGRQDGKLWCATTSNYDTDKKWGFCPDRGYSIFLVAAHEFGHSLGLDHSSVREALMYPMYSYIQDFQLHPDDVQGIQYLYGRGSGPKPTAPAPAPTEEPQPVPTEETQPMPTEAGSTSTTEEEEEEMPEPTAGPIPVDPSRDACMEKNFDAVTEINGELYFFKDGKYWTYSSFWKSGIQGAFSVADTWPGLPDTIDAVFQDLLTKRVFFFAGRQFWVFSGKSVLGPRGIEKLGIGKEAGRISGALQRGRGKVLLFSGESYWRLDVKVQRVDKGYPRATDDVFTGVPLDARNVFLYQGKYHFCRGSFYWRMTPRYQVDRVGYVKYDILQCPQH; from the exons ATGGCACTCCTCCTGGCCCCGCTTGTCGTGGGGCTGCTGGCCGTCTCCTGCTGTGCGGCCCCTCTCCAGAGCAAGCCGCAGGCGGTTGTCACCTTCCCGGGGGACCTGATCAGCACCCTGCCGGATCTACAGCTGGCAGAG CGCTACCTGCAGAGGTTCGGCTATACCACGGAGGCAGAGGCTAAGATTGGTGGCAGGCACGTGTCCCTGGGCAAGGCACTGCTCAagatgcagaagcagctgggcCTGGAGGAGACGGGGGAGCTGGATGCTGCCACGCTGGAGGCCATGCGAGCCCCCCGCTGCGGCGTCCCTGATGTGGGAACCTTCCTTACCTTTGACGGGGACCTCAAGTGGGACCACATGGACCTGACTTACCG GGTGATAAACTACTCCCCCGACCTGGACCGTGCCGTGATCGATGATGCCTTCAGACGGGCGTTCCAAGTGTGGAGCGATGTGACCCCTCTCACCTTCACCCAGATATACAGTGGCGAGGCAGACATCATGATCATGTTTGGCAGCCAAG AGCATGGGGACGGGTACCCCTTCGACGGCAAGGACGGCCTCCTGGCCCACGCCTTTCCCCCAGGCCAGGGCATCCAGGGCGATGCCCACTTTGACGACGATGAGTTCTGGACACTGGGAACCGGCTTAG TGGTGAAGACCCGCCACGGGAATGCCAATGGAGCCGAATGCCACTTCCCCTTCATCTTTGAGGGCCGCTCCTACTCCCGGTGCACCACGGAGGGGCGCAAGGATGGGCTGCCCTGGTGTGCCACCACCCCCAACTATGACCAGGACAAGAAATATGGCTTCTGCCCCAGCGAGC TCCTCTACACCAATGGTGGCAACAGCGATGGAGCCCCCTGCGTCTTCCCCTTCGTCTTTGATGGCACCTCCTATGATACCTGTACCACAGATGGGCGCTCCGATGGCTACCGCTGGTGTGCCACCACCTCCAGCTTCGACCAGGACAAGAAATACGGCTTCTGCCCCAACCGAG ACACGGCGGTGATCGGCGGCAACTCCCAGGGGGACCCGTGCGTCTTTCCCTTCACCTTCCTGGGGCAGTCCTACAGCACCTGCACCAGCGAGGGCCGGCAGGACGGCAAGCTCTGGTGTGCCACCACTAGCAACTATGACACTGACAAGAAGTGGGGCTTCTGCCCTGACAGAG GTTACAGCATCTTCCTGGTGGCTGCCCATGAGTTTGGACACTCACTGGGGCTGGACCACTCCAGTGTGCGTGAGGCCCTGATGTACCCCATGTACAGTTACATCCAGGACTTCCAGCTGCACCCCGATGATGTCCAGGGCATCCAGTACCTCTACg GTCGTGGCTCTGGCCCTAAGCCCACTGCACCTGCACCTGCTCCCACTGAGGAGCCCCAGCCCGTGCCCACAGAGGAGACCCAACCCATGCCCACAGAGGCTGGCAGCACCTCCAccactgaggaggaggaggaggagatgccAGAGCCCACAGCTGGACCCATTCCTGTGGACCCAAGCCGGGATGCCTGCATGGAGAAGAACTTTGATGCTGTCACAGAGATCAATGGGGAGCTGTACTTCTTCAAGGATGG GAAATACTGGACCTACTCATCCTTCTGGAAATCGGGCATCCAGGGTGCCTTCTCTGTTGCTGATACCTGGCCTGGCCTCCCAGACACTATCGATGCTGTTTTCCAGGACTTGCTCACCAAGAGGGTCTTCTTCTTTGCCG GTCGGCAGTTCTGGGTGTTTTCTGGGAAGAGTGTGCTGGGCCCCCGGGGGATTGAGAAGTTGGGTATAGGGAAGGAAGCCGGCCGCATCTCGGGGGCCCTGCAGCGGGGCCGCGGCAAAGTGCTGCTCTTCAGCGGGGAGAGCTACTGGAG GCTGGATGTGAAGGTCCAGAGGGTGGACAAGGGCTACCCCCGTGCCACCGACGATGTCTTCACCGGCGTCCCCCTTGATGCACGCAACGTGTTCCTCTACCAAG GCAAGTATCACTTCTGCCGGGGCAGCTTCTACTGGAGGATGACACCGCGCTACCAGGTGGACCGAGTGGGCTACGTCAAGTATGACATCCTGCAGTGTCCCCAGCACTGA